One genomic region from Terriglobales bacterium encodes:
- a CDS encoding copper oxidase, translating to MNSRRNFLRAALALGAGAAATAQAFGQQHQREDSKAQPWGTPPSRRAAGVPLPVETPDVPQLEWKLENGVKVFHLVAEVVKREIYPGKVVDLWGYNGSVPGPTIQVTEGDRVRLVVENRLPEPTSMHWHGFEIPVEMDGMPGISQPLIHPGETFVYEFTLRQAGTFFYHSHMSMQEMMGMIGLFIMHPKEAWRPRVDRDFGFVLQEFAILPNATVPNSLSMEFNWLTMNGKAAPATTPILVKRGERVRLRFVNLGMDHHPIHVHGHTFVVTGSEAGRQPESLWGPKNTTLVGVAEATDVEFVADNPGDWMVHCHLPHHMMNQMASMTGPLWTFNGMAAGLSMEDGMGLLRQGHATSESFGPSLGRGMGFGSDHERATTDLPLQQAHAHHGGGLWKVAPGANQVPGFPQDHFPVLDELVAKPETYGLAKGWSGAMMGMMTLLRVLEPEMYDKIQALKREPAREEHKHG from the coding sequence ATGAACAGCCGACGCAATTTCCTGCGCGCGGCACTGGCGCTGGGCGCCGGAGCCGCTGCCACCGCCCAAGCATTCGGGCAGCAACATCAACGTGAGGATTCGAAAGCGCAGCCGTGGGGCACGCCACCGTCGCGGCGTGCCGCGGGCGTGCCGTTGCCGGTCGAGACGCCGGACGTGCCGCAGCTCGAGTGGAAGCTCGAGAACGGTGTGAAGGTCTTCCATCTCGTCGCCGAAGTGGTGAAGCGTGAGATCTATCCCGGGAAAGTGGTGGACCTGTGGGGCTACAACGGCAGCGTGCCCGGTCCCACCATCCAGGTGACCGAGGGCGACCGCGTGCGGCTCGTGGTGGAAAACCGCTTGCCCGAGCCCACCTCGATGCACTGGCACGGGTTCGAGATCCCGGTGGAAATGGACGGCATGCCTGGCATCAGCCAGCCGCTGATCCATCCCGGAGAGACGTTCGTGTACGAGTTCACGCTGCGCCAGGCGGGAACCTTCTTCTACCACTCGCACATGAGCATGCAGGAAATGATGGGCATGATCGGGCTGTTCATCATGCATCCGAAGGAGGCGTGGCGGCCGCGGGTGGACCGCGACTTCGGCTTCGTGCTGCAGGAGTTCGCCATCCTGCCCAACGCGACCGTGCCCAACTCGCTGTCGATGGAGTTCAACTGGCTGACCATGAACGGCAAGGCGGCGCCGGCGACCACGCCTATCCTGGTGAAGCGCGGAGAGCGCGTGCGGCTGCGTTTCGTGAACCTGGGCATGGACCATCACCCCATCCACGTGCACGGACACACGTTCGTGGTGACGGGCTCGGAAGCGGGCCGGCAGCCGGAATCGCTCTGGGGCCCGAAGAACACCACGCTGGTGGGCGTGGCCGAAGCCACCGACGTGGAGTTCGTCGCGGACAATCCCGGCGACTGGATGGTGCACTGCCACCTGCCGCACCACATGATGAACCAGATGGCGTCCATGACCGGGCCGCTGTGGACGTTCAACGGCATGGCCGCGGGGCTGAGCATGGAAGACGGCATGGGCCTGCTGCGCCAGGGACATGCTACGTCGGAGAGCTTCGGTCCCAGCCTGGGACGCGGCATGGGCTTCGGCTCGGACCACGAGCGCGCCACTACCGACCTGCCCTTGCAGCAGGCGCACGCGCATCACGGCGGCGGACTGTGGAAGGTGGCGCCGGGCGCGAACCAGGTGCCGGGATTCCCGCAGGACCACTTTCCGGTGCTCGACGAGCTGGTGGCCAAGCCCGAAACCTACGGGCTGGCGAAAGGGTGGTCGGGCGCCATGATGGGCATGATGACGCTGCTGCGCGTGCTCGAGCCGGAAATGTACGACAAGATCCAGGCGCTCAAGCGCGAACCGGCGCGTGAAGAACACAAGCACGGATGA
- a CDS encoding TolC family protein, which translates to MRENTLFRVLLVAVMALPAGVRAQEPAPAGQHARHQPSAPKATQAPEAEESGPALTLEELERMALANNPTLKQASAEVRVAAGRAKQAGLYPNPTVGYLGEEIRGGRSRGGQQGFFIEQPIVLGGKLKRSRQVFEQERVQAEAESEEQRLRVMNAVRMLYFHSLAAQESVAVRRKLARLAAEAVEVSRQLHNVGQADQPDVLQAEIEAQRAELMLIETENRRQHAWTALAAVAGNPQLPLARLAGRLEENLPDIAPEQYIEDLVRNSPAVRIAEAGVRRAELAVGRARREAVPDLVLRGGLQQNRELLEATGRPVGLQGFAEIGVQLKLFDRNQGGVESARAELERAQAEARRVELVLRERSAALLRSYRDARAMAERYRAQMIPRAQRAYELYLAKYQEVAAAYPQVLIAQRTLFQLQTDYIEALEALQTSSIALRGYLLTDGLEAPARAGEMDLPVREINIPMARPMEK; encoded by the coding sequence ATGAGAGAGAACACTTTGTTTCGAGTCCTGCTGGTGGCGGTGATGGCCTTGCCCGCCGGAGTTCGCGCCCAGGAACCCGCTCCGGCGGGACAGCATGCACGGCATCAGCCCAGCGCGCCGAAGGCGACGCAGGCGCCGGAGGCGGAAGAAAGCGGTCCGGCGCTGACGCTGGAAGAACTGGAGCGCATGGCGCTGGCCAACAATCCCACGCTCAAGCAGGCGAGTGCTGAAGTGCGCGTGGCTGCGGGACGCGCGAAACAGGCGGGCCTGTATCCCAACCCGACCGTGGGATATCTCGGGGAGGAGATTCGCGGCGGGCGCTCGCGTGGCGGCCAGCAGGGATTCTTCATCGAGCAGCCTATCGTGCTGGGCGGCAAGCTGAAGCGGAGTCGCCAGGTCTTCGAGCAGGAGCGCGTGCAGGCGGAGGCTGAGTCGGAAGAACAGCGTCTGCGAGTGATGAACGCGGTGCGCATGCTGTATTTCCACTCGCTGGCGGCGCAGGAGTCCGTGGCCGTGCGCCGCAAGCTGGCGCGGCTGGCGGCGGAGGCGGTAGAGGTCTCGCGGCAACTGCATAACGTGGGCCAGGCCGACCAGCCGGACGTCCTGCAGGCGGAGATTGAGGCGCAGCGGGCCGAACTGATGCTGATCGAGACGGAAAACCGGCGCCAGCATGCGTGGACGGCGCTGGCCGCGGTGGCGGGCAATCCGCAGCTTCCGCTTGCGCGGCTGGCCGGACGGCTGGAGGAAAACCTGCCGGACATCGCGCCCGAGCAGTACATCGAAGACCTGGTGCGCAACAGCCCGGCGGTGCGCATCGCGGAGGCGGGCGTGAGGCGCGCGGAGCTGGCGGTGGGGCGCGCGCGACGGGAGGCGGTACCGGACCTGGTCCTGCGCGGCGGGCTGCAGCAGAACCGCGAGTTGCTGGAGGCTACGGGACGTCCGGTCGGCCTGCAGGGATTCGCGGAGATCGGCGTGCAGTTGAAGCTGTTCGACCGCAACCAGGGCGGCGTGGAGTCGGCGCGCGCGGAACTGGAACGCGCGCAGGCCGAAGCGCGGCGCGTGGAGCTGGTGCTGCGCGAACGCTCGGCCGCACTGCTGCGCAGCTACCGAGATGCCCGCGCGATGGCGGAGCGCTACCGGGCGCAGATGATCCCGCGGGCGCAGCGAGCGTACGAGCTGTACCTGGCCAAGTACCAGGAGGTGGCAGCGGCGTATCCGCAGGTGCTGATCGCGCAACGGACGCTCTTCCAGTTGCAGACCGATTACATCGAGGCGCTGGAGGCGCTGCAGACCAGCTCGATCGCGCTGCGCGGGTATCTGCTGACCGACGGACTGGAAGCTCCGGCGCGGGCGGGCGAGATGGACCTGCCGGTACGCGAGATCAACATCCCGATGGCAAGGCCGATGGAAAAGTAG
- a CDS encoding nuclear transport factor 2 family protein, producing the protein MRKVLLLAVLTLNGLAWAEKTPEPEVRAVIEQFERGLAERDLAKIEPLMAEDLVAFENGHRNDGWADFRDHHLVPEMKEPAPPMKSELVRLAGTPQMGWGYTRTTMTLTRKSGEKVEATLWSVYVLEKRGGGWKIVALDWSFWAPRPSSSK; encoded by the coding sequence ATGCGAAAAGTACTGTTGCTGGCAGTTCTGACCCTGAATGGGTTGGCGTGGGCGGAGAAAACGCCTGAGCCGGAAGTCCGCGCGGTCATCGAGCAGTTCGAGCGCGGACTGGCCGAGCGCGACCTGGCGAAGATCGAGCCGTTGATGGCGGAGGATCTGGTGGCGTTTGAGAACGGCCACCGTAATGACGGCTGGGCGGACTTCCGCGACCATCATTTGGTGCCGGAGATGAAGGAGCCGGCGCCGCCGATGAAAAGCGAACTCGTGCGTCTGGCGGGGACGCCGCAGATGGGATGGGGCTATACCAGGACCACGATGACGCTCACACGCAAGTCGGGGGAGAAGGTCGAGGCAACGCTGTGGTCCGTATATGTGCTCGAAAAGAGAGGAGGCGGATGGAAGATCGTCGCGCTCGACTGGAGCTTCTGGGCGCCGCGACCGTCCTCTTCCAAGTAG
- a CDS encoding dihydroorotate dehydrogenase, producing the protein MSTTHPAGPPQPPDLSVTFCGIRFKNPVIAASGTFGYGLEFEDIVSLPRLGGFVVKGLSREPMAGNPPPRIFESAAGMLNSIGLQNIGAPAFVEEKLPLLRKKKDIVVIANVFGFTVEDYEATIRILNQGEGIAAYELNVSCPNTKRGGISFGSDPVLLEEVVASAKGAATRPLIVKLSPNVTSIPQMARAAENAGADALSLVNTFVAMAIDAETRRPRISNITAGLSGPAIKPIALRMVYEAAHAVDIPVIGIGGITTAADVVEFLLAGAAAVQVGTANYWDPCATENIVNALERWCMEHRVARLNDLIGGLITD; encoded by the coding sequence GTGAGCACCACGCATCCTGCCGGGCCGCCGCAGCCGCCCGACCTGAGCGTCACCTTCTGCGGCATCCGTTTCAAGAACCCGGTCATCGCCGCCAGCGGCACCTTCGGCTACGGCCTGGAATTCGAGGACATCGTGTCGCTGCCCCGGCTGGGCGGCTTCGTGGTGAAAGGGCTCTCGCGCGAACCCATGGCCGGCAATCCGCCGCCGCGCATCTTCGAGAGTGCAGCGGGCATGCTCAACTCCATCGGGCTGCAGAACATCGGGGCGCCCGCCTTCGTCGAAGAAAAGCTCCCGCTGCTGCGCAAGAAAAAAGACATCGTCGTTATCGCCAACGTCTTCGGCTTCACGGTCGAGGACTACGAAGCCACCATCCGCATTCTGAACCAGGGCGAAGGCATCGCGGCCTACGAGCTGAATGTCTCCTGCCCCAACACGAAGCGCGGAGGCATCAGCTTCGGCAGCGACCCGGTGCTGCTCGAGGAAGTGGTGGCGTCGGCGAAGGGCGCGGCCACGCGCCCGCTGATCGTCAAGCTCTCGCCCAACGTCACCAGCATCCCGCAGATGGCGCGCGCGGCGGAAAACGCCGGCGCCGACGCTCTTTCCCTGGTCAACACCTTCGTGGCCATGGCCATCGACGCCGAAACCCGCCGCCCGCGCATCTCCAACATCACCGCCGGGCTCTCTGGTCCTGCCATCAAGCCCATCGCTCTGCGCATGGTCTACGAAGCCGCGCATGCGGTGGACATCCCGGTGATCGGCATCGGCGGCATCACGACCGCCGCCGACGTGGTCGAATTCCTGCTCGCGGGCGCCGCCGCCGTCCAGGTGGGCACGGCCAATTACTGGGATCCCTGCGCTACGGAGAACATCGTCAACGCGCTCGAACGCTGGTGCATGGAGCACCGCGTGGCTCGACTCAACGACCTAATCGGCGGGCTCATCACGGACTGA
- a CDS encoding alkaline phosphatase family protein, translated as MRIRFLRAAGLLSLLCFSSLAFASAYDARPRLVVIIIADGFRADFLERHRAGFGAGGFNTFLERGAVFADCRYDHAVSLTAPSYTTLLTGAYADGHGIQSNNLWDPKLKQMVPAEQDDATTGVGTRAGGSPWRMLASTLGDELKLATGGKSRVFAVSLKRRAAILPAGRAADAAYWAADSEGSFVTSSYYMKDPPEWVKTFNAGGRLDKYRSLEWKDGAGNVLRPPSASGKFKDSIGETPFATEYQLEFTRQLIQEEKLGSGPATDLLILSLSAPDYLGHDAGPDSPEMAAMILALDRQLSEFFAYLARQFGLANLWLVFTSDHGTAPLPATAAGLRLPGRNVDVSAFRNQANAALAARFGVRADFIAGIDWPVAYLSPDAFAATHLSEAEAEKAAGEALQKAGGWTGFFTRYQIENGVLPPTALGRRVAHSFSPYGGWYVIGLPERYAAGMSRGTHHGSPWSYDTHVPLLFYGLPFRPGVYRQSVEPVDLAPTLASLLGITPPSHSVGRVLSEALADGGKP; from the coding sequence ATGAGAATCCGCTTCCTGCGCGCGGCCGGACTGCTGTCGCTGTTGTGTTTCTCTTCGCTCGCCTTCGCTTCCGCCTACGATGCCCGGCCTCGGCTGGTCGTCATCATCATCGCGGACGGGTTCCGCGCCGACTTTCTGGAGCGCCACCGCGCCGGTTTCGGCGCCGGCGGCTTCAACACCTTTCTTGAGCGCGGCGCCGTGTTCGCAGACTGTCGCTACGACCACGCCGTTTCTCTGACCGCGCCCAGCTACACTACCCTGCTGACCGGCGCCTACGCCGACGGACACGGCATCCAGAGCAACAATCTTTGGGACCCGAAACTGAAGCAGATGGTGCCTGCCGAGCAGGATGACGCCACCACGGGCGTCGGTACCCGGGCCGGCGGCTCGCCCTGGCGCATGCTCGCCTCTACGCTCGGCGACGAATTGAAACTGGCCACCGGTGGCAAGTCACGCGTCTTCGCCGTATCGCTTAAGCGACGTGCCGCCATCCTTCCCGCCGGACGCGCTGCGGACGCGGCCTATTGGGCCGCAGATTCCGAGGGTTCTTTCGTCACCTCGTCCTACTACATGAAGGATCCGCCCGAGTGGGTGAAAACCTTCAATGCCGGCGGCCGGCTGGACAAATATCGCAGCCTGGAATGGAAGGATGGTGCCGGAAACGTCCTTCGCCCGCCCTCCGCATCCGGCAAGTTCAAGGATTCCATCGGCGAAACCCCGTTCGCCACCGAGTACCAGCTCGAGTTCACCCGCCAGCTCATCCAGGAAGAGAAACTCGGCTCCGGCCCCGCCACCGACCTGCTTATCCTTTCCCTGTCCGCGCCCGACTACCTGGGACATGATGCCGGTCCGGATTCGCCGGAAATGGCGGCCATGATCCTCGCGCTCGATCGCCAGCTCAGCGAGTTCTTCGCCTATCTGGCACGGCAGTTCGGCCTGGCCAATCTGTGGCTGGTCTTCACCTCTGACCATGGCACGGCTCCGCTGCCCGCCACCGCTGCCGGATTGCGTCTACCGGGACGCAACGTGGATGTCAGCGCCTTCCGCAACCAGGCCAATGCCGCGCTCGCCGCCCGCTTCGGTGTCCGCGCCGACTTCATTGCCGGCATCGACTGGCCCGTCGCCTACCTCTCGCCGGATGCCTTTGCCGCAACCCACCTCAGCGAAGCTGAAGCCGAGAAAGCGGCCGGCGAGGCGCTGCAGAAAGCAGGCGGCTGGACCGGCTTCTTCACCCGATATCAGATCGAGAACGGCGTCCTGCCACCGACCGCGCTCGGCCGCCGCGTGGCTCACAGCTTCTCGCCCTACGGTGGCTGGTATGTGATCGGACTGCCGGAACGCTACGCCGCCGGGATGTCGCGCGGCACTCACCACGGCTCCCCGTGGTCTTACGACACTCACGTTCCTCTGTTGTTCTACGGTTTGCCGTTCCGCCCTGGCGTCTACCGCCAGAGCGTCGAGCCCGTGGACCTCGCGCCGACCCTGGCTTCGCTGCTCGGCATCACGCCGCCGTCGCACAGCGTGGGGCGCGTGCTCAGTGAAGCCCTGGCCGACGGAGGCAAACCGTGA
- a CDS encoding Npt1/Npt2 family nucleotide transporter, whose amino-acid sequence MIAYLERVLTLRPGDLGRGVLLYLYLFLVIASYTIGKVARDALFLDRFDAVKLPMADLASALLVGVVVAGYLAVARRVTLRNLLVGCLFLYSATCVLFWYLVHFHQQPWLFPVFYIWVGIFGVLAPMQVWKLANFVLTTREAKRIFGLVGAGAISGWIFGGFASRVTVKAYGTEGLLMGMAVCLAICAGLVVPIWRRKQLNPLESGTHEAEAQPTVLESLRQIAASPYLIAIAAVICMSSFVTTFAGWQFKAIAKQFVPQKDALALFFSDFNFIAGIACLLTQMLLTSRALRRFGLGFTLYVVPVALLGGTIGVLAFGTLVAAVLLKGSDQVLRYSIDKSSVELLYLPLAADLKLRVKSFIDTFIWRLGDGLAALTLVLFADRLRFGAREVGWVNLVFIGGWLVAAFFARKQYVHTLRDSIRRHRMDVEHIDTPVLDRSTAEIFSDRFVSTDPKEILYALSLFEAERRRRVHPAVRGLLYHPAAEVRRKALALQAEAGDRLVVPEVEGLLRDPDFEVRTEALLYLAHHAHIDPLHKIEELGDFPDFSIRSAMAAFLARPGDTQNLEAATRILDAMIDEPGTQGARSRREAARLLQVVEGPFDAHLERLVKDSDADVRRHALRAIGRQRCRRLLPTVIERLTDPALSNDAAEALALFGDSIVGTLRDYLGDPAQSTELRASIAHALARIGTPAAGRALMENLLERETNLRFLILSSLNKLRDAHPGLELDTLLLESVLAAEIMGHYRSYQILNTLGENLDDRDAVSSALRESMRQEVERIFRLLTLLHPGYDFHSAYVGLQSSNAVVHDNALEFLDNVLKPALRNTLVPLLDSEVSVAERASLGARLCHAGVETREAAVAELVSSDDPWLKACGAYAIGTLRLTSLVAQLESCLNHPDPLLRETARQAKVRLSAQSGAPAAD is encoded by the coding sequence ATGATCGCCTACCTGGAACGGGTCCTGACGCTGCGCCCGGGCGACCTGGGCCGCGGCGTTCTGCTGTACCTCTACCTGTTCCTGGTCATTGCGTCCTACACCATCGGCAAGGTCGCTCGCGACGCTCTTTTCCTCGATCGCTTCGATGCCGTCAAGCTCCCCATGGCCGACCTCGCCAGCGCTCTTCTGGTCGGCGTGGTCGTGGCCGGCTACCTCGCCGTGGCGCGCCGCGTCACTCTCCGCAATCTGCTCGTCGGCTGCTTGTTCCTCTACTCCGCCACCTGCGTCCTGTTCTGGTACCTCGTACACTTCCACCAGCAGCCCTGGCTGTTTCCGGTCTTCTACATCTGGGTGGGCATCTTCGGCGTGCTCGCGCCCATGCAGGTGTGGAAGCTCGCCAACTTCGTCCTCACCACGCGCGAAGCCAAGCGTATTTTCGGCCTGGTCGGCGCCGGCGCCATCTCGGGATGGATTTTCGGAGGCTTCGCCTCCCGGGTGACGGTGAAGGCCTATGGCACGGAAGGCCTGCTGATGGGCATGGCGGTCTGCCTGGCCATCTGTGCCGGCCTGGTGGTGCCCATCTGGCGGCGGAAGCAGCTCAATCCGCTGGAGTCCGGAACCCATGAAGCCGAGGCGCAGCCTACCGTCCTCGAAAGCCTTCGCCAGATCGCGGCTTCGCCCTACTTGATCGCCATCGCCGCCGTGATCTGCATGTCTTCGTTCGTCACCACCTTCGCAGGTTGGCAGTTCAAGGCCATCGCCAAACAGTTCGTCCCGCAGAAGGACGCCCTGGCACTCTTCTTCAGCGACTTCAATTTCATCGCCGGCATCGCCTGTCTCCTCACCCAGATGCTGCTCACTTCCCGCGCCCTGCGCCGCTTCGGCCTGGGGTTCACCTTGTACGTTGTGCCGGTCGCGCTGCTCGGCGGCACCATCGGTGTGCTGGCGTTCGGAACGCTCGTGGCGGCCGTGCTGCTGAAAGGCAGCGACCAGGTCCTGCGCTATTCCATCGACAAGTCCTCTGTCGAGCTGCTCTACCTGCCGCTGGCCGCCGACTTGAAGCTGCGCGTGAAATCCTTCATTGACACCTTCATCTGGAGGCTGGGAGACGGGCTCGCAGCGCTCACCCTGGTGCTGTTTGCCGACCGCCTGCGCTTCGGCGCACGCGAGGTCGGCTGGGTAAATTTGGTCTTCATCGGCGGATGGCTGGTGGCCGCGTTCTTCGCGCGCAAACAGTATGTCCACACCCTGCGCGACAGCATCCGCCGGCACCGCATGGACGTCGAGCACATCGACACCCCCGTGCTCGACCGCTCGACCGCAGAGATTTTCTCCGACCGCTTTGTTTCCACCGACCCCAAGGAGATCCTCTATGCGCTGAGCCTGTTTGAGGCCGAGCGACGCCGCCGCGTGCATCCCGCCGTGCGCGGGCTGCTCTATCACCCGGCTGCCGAGGTGCGGCGCAAGGCCCTGGCCCTGCAGGCCGAGGCCGGCGACCGCCTGGTGGTGCCCGAGGTCGAAGGCCTGTTGCGGGACCCGGACTTCGAGGTCCGCACCGAAGCTTTGCTCTACCTGGCTCATCATGCGCACATCGATCCGCTGCACAAGATCGAAGAGCTGGGCGACTTTCCCGATTTCTCCATCCGCTCGGCCATGGCGGCGTTTCTCGCGCGCCCCGGCGACACCCAGAACCTGGAGGCTGCCACCCGCATTCTCGACGCCATGATCGACGAGCCGGGGACGCAGGGTGCGCGTTCGCGGCGCGAGGCCGCCCGCCTGTTGCAGGTGGTCGAGGGTCCGTTCGACGCGCACCTGGAGCGGCTCGTGAAAGATTCCGACGCCGACGTCCGGCGCCACGCGCTGCGCGCGATCGGGCGCCAGCGTTGCCGCCGGTTGCTTCCCACCGTGATCGAACGCCTGACGGATCCGGCTCTCTCCAACGATGCCGCCGAAGCTCTCGCCCTGTTCGGCGACAGCATCGTCGGAACCCTGCGCGATTACCTCGGAGATCCCGCGCAAAGCACCGAGCTGCGCGCCTCCATCGCGCATGCCCTGGCGCGCATCGGTACGCCCGCCGCCGGCCGCGCCCTGATGGAAAACCTGCTCGAACGCGAAACCAACCTGCGCTTCCTCATCCTCAGCTCCTTGAACAAGCTGCGCGACGCTCATCCCGGCCTGGAGCTGGATACGCTCCTGCTGGAGAGCGTCCTCGCCGCCGAGATCATGGGTCACTATCGCTCCTACCAGATTCTGAACACGCTGGGCGAAAACCTGGATGACCGCGACGCCGTCTCCAGCGCTCTGCGCGAATCCATGCGCCAGGAAGTGGAGCGCATCTTCCGCCTTCTGACCCTGCTGCATCCCGGTTACGACTTCCACAGCGCCTACGTTGGCCTTCAGTCTTCGAACGCCGTGGTGCATGACAACGCCCTCGAATTCCTGGACAACGTGCTCAAGCCCGCCCTGCGGAACACCCTGGTGCCGTTGCTCGACAGCGAGGTCTCCGTCGCCGAGCGCGCCAGCCTGGGCGCCCGCTTGTGTCACGCAGGGGTGGAAACCCGCGAAGCCGCGGTCGCCGAGCTGGTTTCCAGCGATGACCCATGGCTCAAGGCCTGCGGCGCTTACGCCATCGGCACGCTCCGCCTCACTTCGCTGGTGGCGCAGCTTGAAAGCTGCCTGAACCATCCCGATCCGCTGCTGCGCGAGACCGCGCGCCAGGCCAAGGTCCGCCTTTCAGCGCAGAGCGGCGCCCCCGCCGCGGACTGA
- a CDS encoding metallophosphoesterase, translated as MTSVSKIRRWSAVAAVLLLLPSTAVPLGASERVVAIGDAHGDIEALTGILRDAGLIDANRRWTGGPTTLVQTGDMIDRGPADRAVLDLMMALEKEAPRKKGRVTVLLGNHEIMNMTGDLRYVRSYATFASPDSEKRRRKAFEQYLDWRKDRAPPTASTISGADLEKQWMDAHPPGFLEHREAFAPDGKYGRWLREKPVIARLDGVLFVHGGINPALPDTDPERINKRVRDELQAMDAFRTWLAQEKIALPFFTLQEATEAAQAELDRLKADAATRTAAAQAEGKSWKPSETDDRRRKTLEEFLAYNRWYSIHPDGPVWFRGYAEWTEAEGTPKVAALLASLGATNLVVGHTPQADGRVRVRFGGRVFLIDTGMLTGYLPQGRASALEISSPKFTAVYHDERIVLLNGPVTPVPSRPAAAPGGGSLAEYADAESESAAPAASTEPLPHQWIGPDGQPLPFKSDAELLEFLRTAKVRGIKDIGTGITNPKKMKLVKDGIVANAVYRNVGEEKTYTTMAGGQTEMFFRDDATFEPAAYELSQLLGLPWVPPAIKRGYGGTDGSMQIWLEGVTQYTDIQKKKIEPPDRVRWSKQLHVMRVFDNLVYNTDRNQGNMLIDKHWRLWLIDHTRAFRRQENLRTPDLLVQCDRGFLERLRNLDEGLVREKMKKYLRSAEIDALFVRRRKIIEHFDKLIRERGETMVLFNLEPIDAQR; from the coding sequence TCGACGCCAACCGTCGCTGGACCGGCGGCCCGACCACGCTGGTCCAGACCGGCGACATGATCGACCGCGGCCCCGCCGACCGCGCCGTGCTCGACCTGATGATGGCGCTCGAGAAAGAGGCGCCGCGCAAGAAGGGCCGCGTCACGGTTTTGCTGGGCAACCACGAGATCATGAACATGACCGGCGACCTGCGCTACGTACGCAGCTACGCCACCTTCGCCAGCCCGGACTCCGAGAAGCGTCGCCGCAAGGCCTTCGAACAATATCTGGACTGGCGCAAGGACCGCGCCCCGCCGACCGCATCCACGATCTCGGGCGCCGACCTCGAGAAACAATGGATGGACGCCCACCCGCCGGGCTTCCTCGAGCACCGCGAGGCCTTCGCTCCCGACGGCAAGTATGGCCGCTGGCTGCGTGAAAAGCCCGTGATCGCCCGCCTGGACGGTGTGCTGTTCGTGCACGGCGGCATCAATCCGGCCCTGCCCGATACCGATCCCGAGCGCATCAACAAGCGGGTGCGCGACGAACTTCAGGCCATGGACGCCTTTCGCACCTGGCTCGCGCAGGAAAAGATTGCGCTTCCCTTCTTCACTCTGCAGGAGGCCACCGAGGCCGCACAGGCCGAACTGGACCGGCTGAAGGCGGACGCCGCCACCCGAACCGCCGCGGCTCAGGCGGAAGGCAAGTCCTGGAAGCCCTCGGAGACCGACGACCGCCGCCGCAAGACGCTGGAGGAATTCCTCGCCTATAACCGCTGGTACAGCATCCATCCTGACGGACCGGTCTGGTTCCGCGGCTACGCGGAGTGGACCGAGGCGGAAGGCACGCCCAAAGTAGCGGCGCTGCTGGCCTCGCTTGGCGCCACCAACCTGGTGGTGGGCCACACGCCCCAGGCGGATGGACGCGTGCGCGTTCGCTTCGGCGGCCGCGTCTTTCTCATCGACACCGGCATGCTCACCGGCTACCTGCCCCAGGGCCGCGCTTCCGCGCTGGAGATTTCCAGCCCCAAGTTCACCGCCGTCTATCACGATGAACGCATCGTGCTGCTCAACGGTCCGGTAACTCCGGTTCCGTCCCGGCCGGCTGCGGCCCCGGGCGGCGGCTCGCTCGCCGAATATGCAGACGCCGAATCTGAATCGGCCGCGCCTGCGGCATCCACCGAGCCGCTGCCCCACCAGTGGATCGGGCCCGACGGCCAGCCACTCCCCTTCAAGAGCGATGCCGAACTGCTCGAGTTCCTGCGCACGGCGAAGGTGCGCGGCATCAAGGACATCGGCACCGGCATCACCAATCCCAAGAAGATGAAGCTGGTGAAAGACGGCATCGTGGCCAACGCCGTCTACCGCAACGTCGGCGAGGAAAAGACCTACACCACTATGGCCGGCGGGCAAACCGAGATGTTCTTCCGTGACGACGCCACCTTCGAGCCTGCCGCCTACGAACTCAGCCAGTTGCTCGGCCTGCCCTGGGTGCCGCCCGCCATCAAGCGCGGCTACGGCGGAACCGACGGCTCCATGCAGATATGGCTGGAAGGCGTCACCCAGTACACCGATATCCAGAAGAAGAAGATCGAGCCCCCCGACCGCGTCCGCTGGAGCAAGCAGCTCCACGTCATGCGCGTGTTCGACAACCTGGTCTACAACACCGACCGCAACCAGGGGAACATGCTCATCGACAAGCACTGGCGCCTGTGGCTCATCGACCACACCCGCGCCTTCCGCCGCCAGGAGAACCTGCGCACACCCGACCTGCTTGTTCAATGCGACCGCGGTTTTCTGGAGCGCCTGCGCAACCTGGACGAAGGCCTGGTTCGCGAGAAGATGAAAAAGTATTTGCGCTCCGCGGAGATCGATGCCCTGTTCGTACGGCGCCGCAAGATCATCGAGCATTTCGACAAGCTCATCCGCGAGCGCGGCGAAACCATGGTGCTGTTCAACCTGGAGCCCATCGATGCGCAACGCTGA